The Chitinophagales bacterium genome includes a region encoding these proteins:
- a CDS encoding SIMPL domain-containing protein (The SIMPL domain is named for its presence in mouse protein SIMPL (signalling molecule that associates with mouse pelle-like kinase). Bacterial member BP26, from Brucella, was shown to assemble into a channel-like structure, while YggE from E. coli has been associated with resistance to oxidative stress.) gives MKRYLIAILLCCSVATLHAQAITTTNGTDKYIEVKVSDTMMVEADQVTLIVSIEEEKESWDDWDWDDEEETDDLEWNDKDKKAKGTGTVVDATSEEVEPENSFSENQKAVEAILNKYKLTYKFTPKNNSSNPFAKDFSLYENSYKVTIGNISNLEKIKTELNAIDNVKTAVTETIVKDKYAYELKLIDKLMKKANTEANTIATAMQVKLGKPLNVSNQSWEDLYSNMLNNKESMGGFGAIFSMMGEMFKENSENPTKVTISKSLIVRYAFE, from the coding sequence ATGAAAAGATATTTAATAGCAATTCTATTATGTTGTAGTGTAGCAACACTTCACGCTCAAGCAATTACTACAACCAACGGAACAGACAAATATATAGAAGTGAAAGTAAGCGATACCATGATGGTAGAAGCAGACCAAGTAACGCTTATTGTTTCTATTGAAGAAGAAAAAGAAAGTTGGGATGATTGGGATTGGGATGATGAAGAAGAAACTGACGATTTAGAATGGAATGACAAAGACAAAAAAGCTAAAGGAACAGGAACAGTTGTTGATGCTACTAGCGAAGAAGTTGAACCAGAAAATAGTTTTAGTGAAAATCAAAAAGCAGTAGAAGCCATTTTAAATAAATACAAACTAACTTACAAGTTTACACCTAAAAACAATAGCTCAAATCCATTTGCAAAAGATTTTTCATTATATGAAAACAGTTATAAAGTAACCATTGGTAATATTTCAAATTTAGAGAAAATAAAAACAGAACTAAACGCAATAGACAATGTTAAAACTGCCGTTACAGAAACAATTGTAAAAGACAAATACGCCTACGAATTAAAATTAATTGACAAATTAATGAAAAAAGCAAATACCGAAGCCAACACTATTGCTACAGCTATGCAAGTAAAACTAGGAAAACCATTAAATGTTTCTAATCAATCTTGGGAAGACTTATATTCCAATATGTTAAACAACAAAGAAAGCATGGGTGGTTTTGGTGCTATTTTTTCTATGATGGGAGAAATGTTTAAAGAAAATTCAGAAAATCCAACTAAAGTTACCATATCAAAATCTCTTATTGTAAGATATGCTTTTGAATAG
- a CDS encoding nitrite/sulfite reductase, whose protein sequence is MSDITLTKNISPEAAKDIFELQQKINGFINGEIPEDKFKHFRLTRGVYGQRQLGVQMFRIKIPMGRINPAQLIKIAELAEKYGNANLHLTTRQDIQLHYVKVTDAPAVWVGLEDVGLTGREACGNTVRNITASATAGVDKDEPFDVSPATYEIYKYLLRNPINQDMGRKIKIAFSSSESDSAFAYIHDFGMIPKIVDGKRGFKVVVGGGLGAQAITAVTAYEFLPEEKLFPFIEAGLRVFDRYGERQRRHKARMKFLLKDLGLEQWMKLVEEEMIATKVKSFPINWNAIPEPQPALESAIPNYTIDDEQAYQDWLKTNTFEQKQAGFYGVFLKVTNGDIKPDQARTIAELVNEFASQDMRITMNQNLLIKFVRKEALPYVYSILKSLGFANVGYGTIADITTCPGTDTCNLGVTNSMTLARILEKQIQEEYYDLIFDKAIHIKMSGCMNACGQHMSANIGLHGSSIRVGDKVAPAMQICLGGGVDINGVGTVADKVVKLPTKKMPEALRTILNDYEDNATENEYFNDYYQRQGKKYFYSLLKPIADTELFVDDDFFDYGHDELFTPEVGVGECAGVAYDMISIIINDACIKQKEAKEALSKDLYAEAIYYAYTGFVISAKAVLLSHDVECNTQIKILQDFDTHIINENRLSIDGNSFEQMVLAINQNEPSEAFAKQYVAQFKQFLEQVVTYRNQFIEDKPVLESNYKA, encoded by the coding sequence ATGAGTGATATTACGCTAACAAAAAACATTTCTCCAGAAGCAGCCAAAGACATCTTTGAATTGCAACAAAAAATAAATGGTTTTATTAATGGAGAAATTCCAGAAGATAAATTCAAACACTTTCGTTTAACTAGAGGTGTTTATGGTCAACGACAATTAGGCGTTCAAATGTTTCGTATTAAAATTCCTATGGGAAGAATTAATCCAGCACAACTCATAAAAATTGCAGAACTCGCTGAAAAATACGGAAATGCCAACTTGCATCTTACTACAAGACAAGACATTCAGTTACACTATGTAAAAGTAACAGACGCTCCAGCTGTTTGGGTTGGATTAGAAGATGTTGGACTCACTGGTCGTGAAGCTTGTGGCAACACGGTTAGAAATATTACAGCTTCAGCAACTGCTGGTGTAGATAAAGATGAACCTTTTGATGTTTCTCCAGCTACTTACGAAATTTATAAATACTTACTACGAAATCCTATCAATCAAGATATGGGAAGAAAAATTAAAATTGCTTTTTCTTCTTCCGAGAGCGATTCTGCTTTTGCTTATATTCATGATTTTGGAATGATTCCTAAAATTGTTGATGGCAAAAGAGGATTTAAAGTGGTAGTTGGTGGTGGATTAGGTGCTCAGGCAATTACTGCTGTAACAGCTTACGAATTTTTACCAGAAGAAAAATTATTTCCATTTATAGAAGCTGGTCTTAGAGTATTTGATAGATATGGTGAACGACAAAGACGACATAAAGCAAGAATGAAATTTTTGTTGAAAGACTTAGGTTTAGAGCAATGGATGAAATTGGTAGAAGAAGAAATGATTGCTACAAAAGTAAAGTCATTTCCTATTAATTGGAATGCCATTCCAGAACCACAACCTGCTTTAGAAAGTGCCATTCCAAATTATACTATTGATGACGAACAAGCATATCAAGATTGGTTAAAAACAAATACATTTGAACAAAAACAAGCTGGTTTTTATGGCGTATTTTTAAAAGTTACCAATGGCGATATTAAACCAGACCAAGCAAGAACAATTGCTGAGTTAGTAAACGAGTTTGCTTCGCAAGATATGCGTATTACCATGAACCAAAACTTGCTTATAAAGTTTGTTCGCAAAGAAGCATTACCTTATGTATATAGTATTTTGAAATCATTAGGTTTTGCAAATGTTGGCTATGGTACTATTGCAGACATTACCACTTGTCCAGGAACAGATACTTGTAACTTAGGTGTTACCAATAGTATGACTTTAGCTAGAATTTTAGAAAAACAAATTCAAGAAGAATATTACGATTTAATATTCGATAAAGCCATACATATAAAAATGAGTGGTTGTATGAATGCTTGTGGTCAACACATGTCTGCTAATATTGGCTTACACGGAAGTTCTATTAGAGTAGGCGATAAAGTAGCTCCAGCAATGCAAATTTGTTTAGGTGGTGGTGTTGATATAAATGGCGTAGGAACTGTAGCCGATAAAGTAGTAAAGTTACCTACGAAAAAAATGCCAGAAGCACTACGCACTATTTTAAACGATTACGAAGATAATGCTACAGAAAACGAATACTTTAACGATTACTATCAACGACAAGGCAAAAAGTATTTCTATTCATTATTAAAACCAATTGCAGATACTGAGTTATTTGTAGATGATGATTTCTTTGATTACGGACACGATGAATTATTTACGCCAGAAGTTGGCGTAGGTGAATGTGCTGGTGTTGCTTATGATATGATAAGTATTATTATAAACGATGCATGCATTAAACAGAAAGAAGCTAAAGAAGCATTGAGTAAAGATTTATATGCAGAAGCTATATATTATGCTTACACAGGTTTTGTAATTAGTGCCAAAGCTGTTTTGTTAAGTCATGATGTAGAATGTAATACACAAATTAAAATACTACAAGATTTTGATACACATATCATCAACGAAAACAGATTATCTATAGATGGCAATAGCTTTGAACAAATGGTATTAGCCATTAATCAAAATGAACCAAGCGAAGCTTTTGCAAAACAATATGTAGCACAGTTTAAGCAATTTTTAGAACAAGTGGTAACCTATAGAAATCAGTTTATAGAAGACAAACCAGTATTAGAAAGCAATTATAAAGCATAG
- a CDS encoding transketolase family protein, which yields MTLSNITYTAKKDTRSGFGDGIHEAGKNNPNVVALCADLIGSLKLQNFIKDFPDRFIQTGIAEANMIGIAAGLTIGGKIPVATTFANFGTGRVYDQIRQSVAYSDKNVKICCSHAGLTLGEDGATHQILEDIGLMKMLPHMTVVVPADYNQTKLATQAIIERNGPTYLRFGRPVWPIFTPENDKDFQIGKAQFLSKGTDVTIIACGHMVWQAVEAGKVLEAKGISVELINMHTIKPLDVDAILQSVKKTNCVVTCEEHQKFGGLGESVAAVLSENYLAPQEFVAVNDSFGESGTPDQLLEKYGLMPSDIVKAAEKVISRK from the coding sequence ATGACACTATCTAACATTACATACACAGCAAAAAAAGATACCAGAAGTGGTTTTGGTGATGGCATTCACGAAGCAGGAAAAAACAATCCGAATGTAGTGGCACTTTGTGCCGACTTAATTGGTTCGCTTAAACTGCAAAACTTCATCAAAGATTTTCCAGATCGTTTTATTCAAACAGGAATTGCAGAAGCCAATATGATTGGCATTGCTGCTGGTTTAACTATTGGTGGAAAAATTCCTGTAGCTACTACTTTTGCTAATTTTGGTACTGGCAGAGTGTACGACCAAATTCGTCAGTCGGTGGCGTACTCTGATAAAAATGTAAAGATTTGTTGCTCACATGCTGGTTTAACACTTGGCGAAGATGGTGCTACGCATCAAATTTTAGAAGATATTGGTTTGATGAAAATGCTACCACACATGACTGTTGTTGTTCCTGCAGATTACAATCAAACGAAATTGGCGACACAAGCAATTATAGAAAGAAACGGACCAACTTACTTGCGTTTCGGCAGACCTGTTTGGCCAATTTTTACACCAGAAAACGATAAAGATTTTCAAATTGGTAAAGCTCAGTTTTTAAGTAAAGGCACTGATGTTACTATTATTGCTTGTGGACATATGGTGTGGCAAGCTGTAGAAGCTGGTAAAGTGCTAGAAGCAAAAGGCATTTCTGTAGAGTTGATTAATATGCATACCATTAAACCTTTAGATGTTGATGCTATTTTGCAGTCGGTTAAAAAAACGAACTGTGTAGTTACTTGCGAAGAACATCAAAAGTTTGGTGGTTTAGGCGAAAGCGTAGCAGCAGTATTATCAGAAAATTATTTAGCACCACAAGAATTTGTTGCTGTAAACGATTCGTTTGGCGAAAGTGGAACACCAGACCAACTTTTGGAAAAATATGGTTTAATGCCAAGTGATATTGTTAAAGCTGCTGAAAAAGTTATTAGTAGAAAATAA
- a CDS encoding CopD family protein — MFLYIKALHIIFVVTWFAGLFYMPRLFIYSAEANEKPEPDRSILLKQNLLMQQRLWNIITTPSAIITLILGLTILHLYGSFPTWLIIKLCFVLGLYVYHLFCHNIYKQQQKYQFKYNSKQLRIINEISTLFLFSIVFLVVVKTNLSWLFGLIGVVVLSILLMLGIKLYATLRKD; from the coding sequence ATGTTTTTATACATTAAAGCATTGCATATTATTTTTGTAGTTACTTGGTTTGCAGGTTTGTTTTATATGCCAAGATTATTTATTTATTCAGCCGAAGCAAACGAAAAACCAGAACCAGACCGTAGTATTTTACTAAAACAAAACTTGCTCATGCAACAACGCTTGTGGAATATTATTACTACACCATCTGCAATTATTACTCTAATACTTGGTTTAACTATTCTGCATCTTTACGGTAGTTTTCCTACATGGTTAATTATAAAGTTGTGTTTCGTTCTAGGATTATATGTTTATCATTTATTTTGTCATAACATATATAAACAACAGCAAAAATATCAATTCAAATATAATTCTAAGCAACTACGAATCATCAACGAAATTTCTACACTCTTTTTATTTAGTATTGTTTTCTTGGTAGTAGTAAAAACAAATTTAAGTTGGCTGTTTGGTTTAATTGGTGTTGTTGTATTGTCTATTTTATTGATGTTAGGCATTAAACTATATGCCACTTTAAGAAAAGACTAG
- the gcvT gene encoding glycine cleavage system aminomethyltransferase GcvT, which produces MKNTPLTQKHIELGAKMASFAGYNMPIQYTSIIEEHHCVRNAVGMFDVSHMGEFIIKGANALAFLQSIVSNDVSKLERNQAQYAYLPNEDGGIIDDLLVYHLDDDNYMCVVNAGNIDKDWNWFQQHNSYDVEMHNISDKTALLAIQGPKAADALQSLTDVDLKAIPYYRFIRGKFAGVDNVIISATGYTGAGGFELYFNADHATTIWDKIIAAGKPFGLQAIGLGARDTLRLEKGFCLYGNDIDDSTSPIAAGLSWVTKFNKDFVGKEMIADVKTNGAKQKLVGFKMIDKGIPRHDYTVVDASGNSIGRVTSGSQSPSLNYGIGLGYVDTDFAKVGNEIYIAVRNKNLKAEIVKLPFL; this is translated from the coding sequence ATGAAAAATACGCCACTTACTCAAAAGCATATCGAATTAGGTGCTAAAATGGCAAGCTTTGCTGGTTACAATATGCCAATTCAATATACAAGCATTATAGAAGAACATCATTGTGTACGAAATGCTGTTGGTATGTTCGATGTATCGCATATGGGCGAGTTCATTATTAAAGGAGCAAATGCTTTGGCTTTTTTACAATCTATCGTTTCTAATGATGTAAGCAAACTCGAAAGAAATCAAGCACAATATGCTTACTTGCCTAATGAAGATGGTGGAATTATCGACGATTTATTGGTCTATCATTTAGACGATGACAATTATATGTGTGTAGTCAACGCAGGTAATATTGACAAAGATTGGAACTGGTTTCAACAACACAATAGCTACGATGTAGAAATGCACAACATTTCAGACAAAACAGCTTTGTTGGCAATTCAAGGACCAAAAGCGGCAGATGCTTTGCAATCATTAACCGATGTCGATTTAAAAGCAATTCCTTATTATAGATTTATTCGTGGAAAATTCGCTGGTGTAGACAATGTAATTATTTCTGCTACTGGTTACACTGGTGCTGGAGGTTTTGAATTGTACTTTAATGCCGACCATGCTACTACTATTTGGGATAAAATTATAGCAGCAGGAAAACCTTTTGGCCTGCAAGCAATTGGTCTTGGAGCAAGAGATACGCTGCGTTTAGAGAAAGGATTTTGTTTATATGGTAATGATATTGACGACAGCACTTCGCCAATTGCCGCTGGATTGTCTTGGGTAACTAAATTCAATAAAGATTTTGTAGGAAAAGAGATGATTGCTGATGTTAAAACCAATGGTGCCAAACAGAAATTAGTCGGTTTTAAAATGATAGACAAAGGCATTCCAAGGCATGATTATACGGTTGTTGATGCTAGTGGAAATAGTATAGGTAGAGTAACCAGTGGTTCGCAATCGCCGAGTTTAAATTATGGTATTGGCTTAGGATATGTTGATACTGATTTTGCCAAAGTTGGAAATGAAATTTATATTGCCGTTAGAAACAAAAACCTAAAAGCAGAAATTGTAAAATTACCATTTTTATAA
- a CDS encoding glycosyltransferase family 2 protein, whose protein sequence is MKKVSIIIPVYNEERTITSILDKLIEVELVNNILKEIVIVNDASTDNSEPIIIDYIEQNRQYNIKYFKHIINQGKGAALHKGIQEATGDYLIIQDADLEYDPTEYNLLFEPIFKGNADVVYGSRFIGGKPHRVLFFWHSVGNKILTFISNMFTNINITDMETCYKIFKTSLIQNINLKEKRFGFEPEVTAKIAKIPNIRFYEVGISYYGRTYEEGKKIGWRDGFRAIYCILRYNLFN, encoded by the coding sequence ATGAAAAAAGTATCAATTATAATTCCAGTTTACAATGAAGAACGAACGATAACTAGTATTTTAGATAAACTGATAGAAGTTGAATTAGTTAATAATATATTAAAAGAAATAGTTATAGTTAATGATGCGTCTACAGATAATAGCGAGCCAATAATTATAGACTATATTGAACAAAACAGACAGTATAATATCAAGTATTTTAAGCATATAATTAATCAAGGAAAAGGAGCCGCTTTACATAAAGGAATACAAGAGGCAACAGGAGATTATTTGATTATTCAAGATGCTGATTTAGAATATGATCCAACGGAATACAATTTATTATTTGAACCAATATTTAAAGGCAATGCAGATGTAGTATATGGTTCTAGGTTTATAGGAGGAAAGCCACATAGAGTATTATTTTTTTGGCACTCTGTAGGCAATAAAATACTTACTTTTATTTCTAATATGTTTACTAATATCAATATAACAGATATGGAAACATGTTATAAAATATTTAAAACTTCTTTAATTCAGAATATAAATTTGAAAGAAAAAAGGTTTGGTTTTGAACCAGAGGTTACGGCTAAAATAGCCAAAATTCCAAATATTAGATTTTATGAAGTTGGTATTTCATACTATGGAAGGACTTATGAAGAAGGAAAAAAAATTGGATGGAGAGATGGTTTTAGAGCAATCTATTGTATTCTCAGATATAATTTATTTAATTAA